Within Spinacia oleracea cultivar Varoflay chromosome 4, BTI_SOV_V1, whole genome shotgun sequence, the genomic segment cgactcctatattactagtcgattgggtgtaaactcacaggaaatccaattacacttgatctgacaacgtcacgcccacgagggacgaggtcacgcattagcctcgtgctttttcgaccccctcacagagggtgttgaatctgatgggggttctggacattagtactcctatatgatagtagggggttgtttttatacccctcattgtaagagttggagtacggattgttctgcttgtaggactagaatgcattgcattgttcgataGAGCTCCGGCATTTCTGTGCATAATGgccttgcatcccacaactattacaaACATTGGCAGCTgattgggcactcattgcagcgacactagcatgttgggtggattAAGAAGATGCGATCTTTATATTATCTAGCTTGTGATGgagggcagttagctgagcagtgagctgttcaatagaattcatctcatgcttaacaccccggtcggcaaaacctctaggattcccgtattgggcactatggatggacatctcctcaatcacctctaaagctctaggaacctccagttgcataaatctcccactggcagctgaatccaaaagacacctagactcattacccagaccattatagaactgctgaaccaggaaccagtcatccaaaccatggtgcgggcactctctttgcaagtccttgaatctctcccaaacctcgaacaaactctcatctgcttgttgagagatacctaatatctgacccttcagacgagctgtcttctcaggtgggaaatatttaacatagaacgcaagggccaaggaattccaatcggtgattttcatagctgcgcggttgagactgttaatccatagctttgccttcccacttaatgaaaatggaaagagtatctccatagtctgctccggtgttaaattcttctgcttaatggtggcacaatactgaatgaaagaaTGAATATGGAGGttaggatcttcacccttttccccaccgaattggtgtctctcgatcatgtttatcagctggagttcgatcttgaaattctcgaccgcaatagaaggcatgattgccttgggaagcatagacagacttggtttagaatagtctgtaagccttggcacaagtgggggtggtggtggtggtgcttggtcacccatctctgaatctgtatggaatagattgctgatcagatagtcggattcagagtcagaatagtccctcaactgttcaacgaatctacgccgtctatgaaaggtccgttcaggttcaggatcgaacgaagtcagatcgctggtatggacagtcctgggcataaacaagtaaaaactagaaaacagtcgtgagatccgatctcaaggaacgggagtcccttgagaagtaacaaacaataatctagaaaaacaattaataacagaaaataaaacagtCTCCCCgacaacggcgccaaaatttgacaggctaaatcgcactcctatcaaagataaacctaacgttcaccaactaaaaatatagcaagggaagcagggatcgtatccacagggaaacaggcgttctttctactattaaattactaatctagactactggtaacaagaattagattggtttgtgtattaaactaaaacaagtaatcaaatcggaaaataacaatattaaaggaatctagggaagcggttcaccataaatgcagaccggggattggacaacggacaataacaatcaattaacaatcataactaggaaaacatgcatctctcaaatcttatgaattccttaggatagaacgaCTAGCGGGCTCttgctacgtactagaaataattcctatctaatagccacagaccaaaaacatcagatttatacctctcggcgcataatctaaggttaatcaaactcaaatcaaaatagtccggccgaacaaaattgacgagcaataataataagctatagaaattataatcaatcaatcaataatcaagtacacatataatcccaatcatgcattcatggatcccctaaaccccagaaattaaactactcactcatgatagtaaataacaacgcaattaacataatggaaaacatgattagaGCAATGAATTAAATTAGAGCAAGAAATAATACCAAATTAAAGgacaatggaataataaagcctgaatctttgattaaaattaaaactaagtgttttgagaaaaaatagagagaactaatataaactaagtaattagaaactagaataaaagatgtccttcaaaataataaaggctAGTTTATATAGTTTGCCTAAAATAAAGCATAAAAACGGAAAAGAAGCTCGCGAAAATCTACTGGAGGCGCTCGATCGGGCGAAGTGCTCgacagtcggcccgatcgggcggtttgcaatAGCTCAAAACAGCTCTAGAtggccgcccgatccggaccgggcgaagtgcgcccgatcgggcgcgcgttgatgactTCAATTCTTTCTTCCTTTCGCCCGATGGTCgcgtttcgccctcagctcacaggtcgatttgcaatcttcaatatccttcgcccatattaccgagtctaactctcggggctcaaccataagcatctaaggctcccgaaagtcgacgataaaggtcccgaacttcctcgggctcgtgtagtggcctaaatcaccatgaaacgggtctaaaaagaccaatttcttcATAATCAAACccgaaactcaaggcacactcaataacgtatattagtactaaaaatggctcttaagagctcatttgacgcgtaaaagtactaagggacgggggtaaaacactatataaaacacacatatcaccttgcgcctagcaagctcgtccgacgatcgtttcgtacgtcgcgcttccgattcgtattccgattctggaattcatttccgattcgaacaatttccgattccggaatttatttctgattccgacattatttccgatttcggcaatatttccgtttccggcaatatttccgattccggcaatatttctatttccaataatattttccgatacgtaccatgtttccgtttccggcaacatctacgacttggataatatttatatttccgttacgatccatatttccgtttccggaaatatcatcgtttccggagtattcatattttgccttttgacgatttcagctcccactggaaccgagatctgtcgattccgaatattcataaatggagtatttaattcacttaaatacttgatccgttcacgtattatttttgtgaccctacgggttcagtcaagagtaagttgtggattaatattattaattccactcgaactgaggcggcctctagctaggcattcagctcacttgatctcactgaattattaacttgcataattaattaatactgaaccgtatttattagacttagcattgaatgcatacttggaccaagggcattatttccttcaataatatCAAGAAGTGATTCTGATATTATTCTCTACACTTTCAAGTTCCAGTGTCAATTTGATCGACGTTGTAGATCGAGGTTCATTCTGcttcttttttaattttaatggcACTTAAGCTACAATTAGATCTCTAAATCATTTGGAATTTTGATTTTATTCTGTTCGTATAAAAAAACTTATGCGGATCATTAAGAAAGAGTTGATCTAGAGCACTTGGATTTCAGTTCTTTCAAAGATGGGGACCTAGGTGGGGGtaaaaaatcttttttttttttaatgtttagcGAATTACTATTTCATTTTTATAAAATGATTTGTGGATTATGTGTTGATTTTGCAAAATACATGGTGGCAGGTCGCAAAGTGTTAGGGAAGCCGACAAACAATGCCATACTAGCTATAGTTACTCCCCTTCACTCCGGcaagaggaggagagagagtgaaagaaACATGGGAGGAGGGATATTAGGCCGTGGTCGGTTGAGAGGGAGTGAAGGAGAGTAATTGCAGGGGCGAACAATGCCAAACTAGTTATTCAAAAGTGCACGTGGTTAAGTAATATAGAACAAGCAAAATAATAAAAGTGAAACACATTACGGAGTATatgtttccctttttttttttacaatggTACTACAATTTAGATTTTTCGTCATGTAAGGCCATGGATATTACATCGTTTTCACTATGTACATGTTTGGTTCATGTTGAGATTGATGATGTCTAAGTTTTCCATAGATGACTTTTGTGAATAGTATTTCTTACCTATTATTTGTGGTGATATATTATAATTACACAATACTTTCGCACATATCGTGTGCATTAAGACTAGTACTCCAAtcagtggcggagccaggaatttttttttggggtgtCGGCAGTGACGTTTCCAGGATTTTTAGAGTGTTGTGTCCGGTGATCTTCCACAACCCACAatatattactaaaaaaaatgtatcgtcctagaattaatcaatattcataTTATAATCGTACAAAATTATACAATTATTCTCTACGGTTTTCATATGTGtggtgaaaactgaaaagaatAACTTAATTTAAGAGAGCGGCTGTTTAAATTCAATACTCTAAGACCAGTTGTTTATAAAGGCTGGTCTCTTAGGATTATCCCCCTATATTTGTTCAGAAATATGAGAGACCAGTTCTTTCTAAAGGATGGTCTCTTAAGATTATCTTTATAGTATACCCGATGTCTTACGTGCGTGGCGGGTGATTTTAAGTATAACCTAAGAGATCGGTTCTATATAATAACATGTCTTTTAGATTTCAGCtataagtaatttttttttccaattttttttggggggtcgGTGGACGACCCCCCATGCACCTACTTGGCTCCGCCACTGACTCCAATAACGGAACGTAAGGTTTGCATATGAATGAATTTATGGACTTCCCAAAAAAAATGAGCAGAACGTTTATTACTTTGATCAGTATTTGTAGAGAGTTGACAAACACAAACACCCTATTTCTCCATTATTATGCCTTGGCTGAAAATCCCGTGGGTTAATCATAAATTATAATGGACCCGTCCCTTACTTCAGCCCAATCTAATTCTCTTGTGTGTGAGCCAGCAAGCCCAATCCTAAGTAGACTGCAAATCACAATCAATTTGTTGCTAAACATTACGATTACCTAAAATAACTAAATTAAAAATCCCCATTATTAAACTATTATGAGTATTACACCGTGGGTGCAAACAACATAAGTCGGTGGAGTTTACGAGTTGGAGGAAGTCCAAATACATGCCTGGCATGTATTGGCAAATACATgccaacccaaaaaaaaaagataaatgtAATTGTGAAATAATTTTGGGGGGAAATGGATAACGGAATAGTGAAATTGTAAAACGGGATGGTGACGTGGCATTGATGAGTTGGCAATCATTAAACCCCTAGCTGAGTCTTCTTTCTTACTGAGTGTTGGGTTCCAATTGCTAGACTCACCATTTTCGAACACCACCAATTGGAAGAACTCCATTTTCGAACACCACTGTAATtcatacaaaaaaataaaatcaaacccatttttttcttcttcttctcctctttTTATTCATCAAACCCATATTCGAACACCATTTTTTTCGAACACCACGTTTGTGATATTATTTGGGGGTTGCTCTCAATTTCGCAAATGGAGGGCATTGGTGACGAAATTGGTGACGAAATTGGTGAAGGTAGTCGCGAGGTTGAAgtagaagaggaagaagaagacttCATATGGAGGTATGAACCACAATCCTCCTCCGCCGAAGAGGTATGAATCTAGATCTGTTCTATaaattatccaattgatttttcATGGAAATGGCACTCATATGTTTCTGGAAATGGCATTCAATGGCACTTCACTCCAATATTTgatgttttatgtattttgtaGCAATCATGTGTTAGGGATTGGTTATTTTGTAGCAATCTGATTGTTTTTCGTTATTTGAAATTTATTGCGATTGGTTAATGTGTTGAttggtattaatttattggtttgttgGTATGAATTTATTGATTTACTGAATTTGTTGATTGTTGAATTAATCATTAAAATGAATGATTGAATgcattaattaatcattaaaattAATACTATAATATTAATGATGTAAGATTAATGATGCTAATTAATGATGTAAGATTATAAATTTGAtggtaattaataataatgtaaGATTTCCAAAAAGATTATAAAGGATGATTTTTTTGAGCATTATATTGGTGTGTGTTCTGGTTTGGAATTGGTTGGTTGAGATTGGTAATTGTGATGGGGGTTGGCTTTAATGTAATTGTAGGAGGGTGGTGAGGATTGTTTCACAACCCCAAAAAAGCGAATGGTAGTAACTGCCTACGGGGAAGAGGAGGAAGTTCTTGAATTGAAGGTTGGTATGGTGTTTCCTTGTTGGGAGGAGATTGAAGAACAGTTTAGGGGGTATGCCAAACAAAAGGGTTTTGGTATTGCCCGTCGTTGTGGTACGGTGAAATCTGTGGTTGGTTCTGATAAAGAGAAAGGAATCGGGAAAGAGAAGCGTAATTGTTTGTGGACTTGTGAGTGCTATGGTGTGCCGGAAAGAAGGCGCAAGGCATCCGATTCACTCCATGAAGTAATTGGGAGTGGGGTACGCAAGTCTAAGAAATGTCAATGTCccgtacatgtatttgcaagtGTAAATAAGTTAGGAGAGTGGGTGATACGTAGAGCAGTAATGGTTCATGAAAATCATCACCCCACCCCTAGTAAGTCTAGGATTATTGCTTATAACCGGAAGAAGTTTTTAAGGGAAAATCCTCATGTGTTGAGACAAGCGAATGTATGTTCGCAATCTGGTATGTCTGTAGCTCAAACTTATAACTTAATGGCGGTGCAACGGAATGGTAGAGGTAGAATGCCTTTCCTACGGAAGGATCTTAATGAAGTGGTTGCGAAGGTGAGGAAGGCAAGGACAAGTGGTGGTGATGCGAGGGCAATGTTTGACTATTTTAAGAAGATGAAAGCGGATAATTCTGATTTTTTTCACGTGTACCGGCAAGATGCAAAAGGGATGTTGCAGGATGTTTTATGGGTTGATGCTCGTAATAGAGCTGCTTATGAGGAGTTTGGTGATGTTGTCTGCTTTGATAGTACGTACTTGACCAATAAATATAAAATGTCGTTTGCGACCTTTGTTGGTGTGAATCATCATGGTTAGAGCATATTACTTGGATGTGCGCTTGTTTCGCATGAAAATAGTGACACTTTTGAGTGGATTTTCGGCAATTGGTTAGAATGTATGGGTGGTAAAGCCCCAATTGGGATATTCACTGATCAAGATCCCGCGATGAGGAGGGCTTTGAGAACAACCATGAGCAATACATGTCATAGGTGGTGCATATGGCACATTCTTCAGAAGTTTAGTAGGAAGCTTGAAACGCATGTAGAGTACCCCGATTTAAAGGTAGACTTGGAGCGCGCAATATATGATAGTCTAACATGTGATGAGTTTGAATTAAATTGGGCAACAGTGATGGAGAGGTACCAGGttgatgatgattttcttgaaggTACATTCTCCGTCTCTGTGaattatatatttaatttgaaaaaaataatctaaattcactactacaaaaatgggcaaagagacccttaaGAAAAAACCCTTTGGTtgagataacgggtctctttaataCAAGAGATCCAATATTAAAGATAACGGATCTGTAATGAGTGAAATAAGGtgggaaaaataaaattagaaaagCAAGGGACCCGTTACTTAATTTAACGGGTCTCTTATTTATTAGAGGGCCCACAATTTTTTTGCAGAATATAAAATAGAAGAAGCTAGAGATCTGTTATTTAATTTAACGGGTCTCTagctttttctttttcatgcACCCACAAGACTtcggaggaaaaagaaaaggaagagaCCTTTTTTTGTTTGCCGGGTCTCTAGCTTTTCCTTCTTCAAAAATCTCCAACAACTATGTTTCATTGAAAGataaataaatcaagggctagaTTTTCCATCTCTCTTCCATCGAGCACCTCTCGATCTGATCAACTAGGGTGTGAAAATCGAATCACCTAGAAGCGAACATCCAGAGTTCAACGAGCTAAAATACACTCGCATATCTGAACCAGAAGAACCTATGGCATCTGATTATGCTCAACCTCGAAAAGTTCATCGCTCTCGCCATTTTCCAGGTCTGtaactttttagctttaatttctgattttgtgATATTTTTGTCGATTTCATTTGAATTTCATGTTGATTTTGCTGCAACTGTGTTGCGTTTTTTCTTGTTTGTTATTGATTTCACGGAATTTAGgggttttttttaattctatGGTTATGTGTTGTGAGATTAGGGTTTTGAGGGATCGATCTTCGGGAGGATTTGAGCGGAATTTGgatttcagattggtttaaatGTTTCAAGGTATAAAGTTAATCGAGGAACTGATCGGAATATGATTGAATTTggttatttttgtgtgtttcttCTACGAAATGTAGTGTGTGAATTTAAGAACTATTGTTGTAATGTGACTAGTCATACTTGGTTTTGTTAGTTTCTTTGTTTGATGTGAATTGTGAAATCTACTAATTCCGTATTGCTACTAGTTCTACAAATGTTGGATTTGTACCCAACTTGAGTCAAATGGAACTGTCTAATTTTATTCTCTAATGCCACTAGGAAAGGCTTATGAAAATTGGTAGAGCTTGAGCCAAATAGGGGAGGTAATGAATAATGATGATTTGGTCATAGGTTTCAAGTTAAGGGTTaatgttttgaaaatagaaattaaCAATTTACTTTATGATTGTAGTTGTAGTTGGTACGTTCCTTATTAAAGTTTGGTGTGGTGGGTACTTCTCGTCTTGCAGAAGAGTACATTTATTTTTCTGATTTAGATTCTGTTATAAGAGATCATGTTGGGTATGCTGGTTAGCATTGGAGTGTTTTTGGTTCTGCTCCTTCTCCTAGTTTGTTCAATTCTGTTTTCCTCTTATTGGTAGTCATTTTTCGTTCTGTTTTGCTCTTACTGGTGACTGTttaagaattttatttatttgggtaTAAGTATCATTTGCAATCAAAGGTTATACCAACAAAATTCGTGTATGACACTCTCAAAAAGTGGAGGTGATACTCTCCAATCTGCTCTGACAATCCCAATTCCAATCTGATGTTGATGTATAATTCATATGTCttgtcttattttttattaaaaaatgggaGTTCTGGTGATCGATGAATTTGGGAAGAAAGTGACTTTGATCAGTGGAGTTGAT encodes:
- the LOC110780584 gene encoding protein FAR-RED IMPAIRED RESPONSE 1-like, whose translation is MEGIGDEIGDEIGEGSREVEVEEEEEDFIWRYEPQSSSAEEEGGEDCFTTPKKRMVVTAYGEEEEVLELKVGMVFPCWEEIEEQFRGYAKQKGFGIARRCGTVKSVVGSDKEKGIGKEKRNCLWTCECYGVPERRRKASDSLHEVIGSGVRKSKKCQCPVHVFASVNKLGEWVIRRAVMVHENHHPTPSKSRIIAYNRKKFLRENPHVLRQANVCSQSGMSVAQTYNLMAVQRNGRGRMPFLRKDLNEVVAKVRKARTSGGDARAMFDYFKKMKADNSDFFHVYRQDAKGMLQDVLWVDARNRAAYEEFGDVVCFDSTYLTNKYKMSFATFVGVNHHG